Proteins encoded in a region of the Clostridium butyricum genome:
- the zupT gene encoding zinc transporter ZupT gives MEQSAQFALVLSFFAGISTVLGACIVFISKRTSKKTITFALGFSGGVMICISFTDLFPFAESTLVKYYGNFYGVLLTMMYMLSGVIFAMLIDKFIPHESHLLSSDNSNNAKLFRVGLVAMIAITLHNFPEGIATFMSGYQDAALGISISVAIAMHNIPEGIAVAMPIYYSTGSRMKALKYTMYSGLSEPVGAVLAYLILKPFISEFLLGLIFAFVMGIMLYISFEELIPSSREYGYNTLSLCSIFLGICIMPITHIFMS, from the coding sequence ATGGAACAGAGTGCTCAGTTTGCACTGGTACTTTCATTTTTTGCAGGAATTTCTACAGTTTTAGGAGCCTGCATAGTTTTTATATCTAAAAGAACAAGCAAGAAGACAATTACTTTTGCACTGGGATTTTCTGGGGGAGTAATGATATGCATCTCTTTTACAGATCTTTTTCCGTTTGCAGAAAGTACGTTAGTTAAGTATTACGGAAACTTTTATGGAGTGTTGCTTACAATGATGTATATGCTTTCAGGGGTTATATTTGCTATGCTTATTGATAAATTTATACCACATGAAAGTCATTTACTTTCTTCAGATAATTCAAACAATGCAAAACTATTTAGAGTAGGACTTGTTGCCATGATAGCAATAACACTACATAATTTCCCAGAGGGAATTGCTACATTTATGTCTGGGTATCAAGATGCAGCCCTTGGAATTTCAATATCAGTTGCTATTGCCATGCATAATATTCCAGAGGGGATAGCAGTTGCAATGCCTATATATTATTCTACAGGAAGTAGAATGAAGGCATTGAAATATACCATGTATTCAGGTCTATCAGAACCAGTAGGAGCAGTTCTTGCTTATTTAATATTAAAACCTTTTATAAGTGAATTTTTATTAGGATTGATTTTTGCATTTGTAATGGGAATTATGTTATATATTTCTTTTGAAGAACTTATACCATCATCAAGAGAGTATGGATATAATACTTTATCACTATGTTCAATATTTTTAGGAATATGTATCATGCCGATTACTCATATTTTTATGTCCTAA
- a CDS encoding sodium-dependent transporter, protein MAKREGFSSRIGFVLSCIGAAIGLGNVWMFPYKLGENGGAAFLIPYFLFIIVLGIIGLIAEMSFGRMYKQGSLGAIRKVFEENKKSGGKILSIIPTLGLMGIFMFYTIVIGWVLKYFYISLTGQINNINTSEYFGGFAFSSNSIGWHLLAVVITLAIVSAGVSKGIEKINKIIIPLLFIIFILLMIKSLTLPGSAAGIRYLLKPDWAHLLIPKTWAMAMGQAFFTVSITGCGMVIYGSYAGKEFDMTECAVSTAIFDTISAILAAFMIMPAVFALGLSPTGGPSLLFITVPSIFQTMPFGNLLCAAFFLSIIFASISSSISLLEGPVESILTITNWDRKKTTIIVAIIGFILAVPLSINEGLFNKFTDFVTIVLSPLGAVITAFVFYYMIDEEKILSGINQGSKRTIGKWFIKFGRYVFVPATIIIIALGIFYGGIG, encoded by the coding sequence ATGGCTAAGAGAGAAGGTTTTTCTAGCAGAATTGGTTTTGTGCTGTCATGTATTGGTGCGGCAATTGGGCTTGGAAATGTGTGGATGTTTCCGTACAAGCTTGGAGAAAATGGAGGAGCAGCATTTTTAATACCATATTTCTTATTTATCATTGTTCTTGGAATTATAGGGCTTATAGCAGAAATGAGTTTTGGTAGAATGTATAAACAAGGATCTTTAGGTGCTATAAGAAAGGTATTTGAAGAAAATAAGAAATCTGGAGGAAAGATTTTATCTATAATTCCCACATTGGGATTAATGGGGATATTTATGTTTTATACCATTGTAATAGGATGGGTATTAAAATATTTTTACATAAGCCTTACAGGGCAAATAAACAATATAAATACTAGTGAATATTTTGGCGGATTTGCTTTTAGTTCAAATTCAATTGGGTGGCATCTTCTTGCTGTTGTAATAACATTAGCAATAGTTAGTGCAGGTGTTTCAAAGGGAATAGAAAAGATTAATAAGATAATAATTCCATTATTATTTATTATATTTATTCTATTAATGATTAAATCATTAACACTTCCAGGTTCAGCAGCTGGTATAAGGTATTTATTAAAGCCGGATTGGGCACATTTACTAATACCAAAAACATGGGCAATGGCTATGGGACAGGCATTCTTTACAGTTTCAATAACAGGATGTGGAATGGTTATCTATGGAAGTTATGCAGGAAAAGAATTTGATATGACTGAATGTGCAGTAAGTACAGCAATTTTTGATACAATTTCGGCAATATTAGCTGCATTTATGATTATGCCAGCAGTTTTTGCATTAGGATTAAGTCCTACTGGAGGACCATCGTTATTATTTATAACAGTCCCAAGTATATTCCAGACGATGCCATTTGGTAATTTATTATGTGCAGCATTTTTCTTGAGCATAATATTTGCATCTATTTCATCGTCTATATCGTTACTTGAGGGACCGGTAGAATCGATACTTACTATAACAAACTGGGATAGAAAAAAGACAACTATAATTGTAGCTATAATTGGATTTATATTAGCTGTACCATTAAGTATAAATGAAGGTTTATTTAATAAATTTACTGATTTTGTTACAATAGTACTATCACCACTTGGTGCAGTTATAACAGCATTCGTTTTTTACTACATGATAGACGAAGAAAAGATATTATCTGGAATAAATCAAGGATCAAAACGTACAATAGGAAAATGGTTCATTAAATTTGGAAGGTATGTATTTGTTCCTGCCACAATAATAATAATTGCATTGGGAATATTTTATGGTGGTATAGGCTAA
- a CDS encoding DeoR/GlpR family DNA-binding transcription regulator: MKINTSIISKRREYILKYLKEYPDISTAELAEKLNVSSLTLRRDFQALENDGLVVRYYGGAKLIEDSPLLNDINFENNNSLNNENKHKIAKYAADLIEDGDTIFINSSTTALLILEYLEDKRVTVITNNGKALFSNIGPNVDLILTGGQVYERKQSLVGEFATTIFSSVIADKCFIGVNGVSVDFGISTSVFQETLVNKAMINHCKGPVFVLASSSKIGLKNKFLSGSIDDISHLITDSGINETSIKNLEKCGIEIIKV, translated from the coding sequence ATGAAAATTAATACTAGCATAATTTCTAAAAGACGAGAGTACATTTTAAAATATTTAAAAGAATATCCAGATATAAGTACAGCTGAACTAGCTGAAAAATTAAATGTATCTTCTCTTACATTGCGAAGAGATTTTCAAGCTTTAGAAAATGATGGACTTGTTGTTAGATATTATGGTGGTGCTAAACTTATTGAAGATAGTCCACTATTAAATGATATTAATTTTGAAAACAACAATTCACTTAACAATGAAAATAAGCATAAAATAGCAAAATATGCTGCAGATTTAATTGAAGACGGAGATACCATTTTTATAAACTCAAGCACAACAGCTCTTCTTATACTTGAATATTTAGAAGATAAAAGAGTAACTGTTATAACTAATAACGGTAAAGCATTATTTTCTAATATAGGTCCAAATGTTGATCTAATATTAACTGGTGGTCAAGTATATGAAAGAAAACAATCATTAGTTGGTGAATTTGCTACTACTATTTTTTCATCAGTAATTGCAGATAAGTGTTTTATTGGTGTCAATGGTGTATCCGTAGATTTTGGAATAAGTACATCTGTATTTCAAGAAACATTAGTCAATAAAGCTATGATAAATCATTGTAAAGGTCCAGTTTTTGTACTTGCATCCAGTTCAAAAATAGGGCTTAAAAATAAATTTTTAAGTGGAAGTATAGATGATATTTCGCACTTAATTACAGACTCAGGAATAAATGAAACTTCTATCAAAAATTTAGAAAAATGCGGTATAGAAATTATAAAAGTTTAA
- the ulaG gene encoding L-ascorbate 6-phosphate lactonase, whose amino-acid sequence MTQVEEITRESWILNTFPEWGTWLNEEIEMEEVKKGTFAMWWLGCTGIWLKSEGGTNISIDFWCGSGKKTKANPYINPQHQMARMCGGKKLQPNLRVAPFVLDPFGIKNIDAVLATHDHNDHIDVNVAAAVLKNCSKDVPFVGPQACVDKWIGWGVPSERCIVVKPGDTVQIKDITIVALESFDRTALITEPPKGDIRGKMPVDMDIKAVNYLIKTPGGNLYHSGDSHYSNFYAKHGNEYKIDVALGSYGENPRGITDKMTSVDILRMAEALKTKVVIPFHHDIWSNFQADTKEILELFDMRKDRLQYEFNPFIWQVGGKFTFPDDSKKREYHYPRGFDDCFTTDINMPYTSFL is encoded by the coding sequence ATGACACAAGTAGAAGAAATTACAAGAGAATCATGGATATTAAATACTTTTCCAGAATGGGGAACTTGGTTAAATGAAGAAATCGAAATGGAAGAAGTTAAAAAAGGAACATTTGCAATGTGGTGGCTTGGATGTACTGGAATATGGCTTAAATCAGAAGGTGGAACTAATATAAGTATTGACTTTTGGTGTGGAAGTGGTAAAAAAACAAAAGCTAATCCTTATATAAATCCACAACATCAAATGGCTAGAATGTGTGGTGGAAAAAAACTTCAACCTAATTTAAGAGTAGCACCATTTGTGTTAGATCCATTTGGAATAAAAAATATAGATGCAGTTCTTGCAACACATGATCATAATGATCACATTGATGTAAACGTTGCGGCGGCAGTTCTTAAAAATTGTAGCAAAGATGTTCCGTTTGTAGGACCACAAGCATGTGTAGATAAATGGATAGGATGGGGAGTGCCTAGTGAAAGATGTATTGTTGTAAAACCAGGAGATACAGTGCAGATTAAGGATATCACAATAGTTGCATTAGAATCATTTGACAGAACAGCATTAATAACTGAACCTCCAAAGGGAGATATCAGAGGAAAGATGCCAGTAGATATGGATATTAAGGCTGTTAATTATTTGATAAAGACACCAGGTGGAAATTTATATCATAGTGGTGATTCACACTATTCAAATTTTTATGCCAAACATGGAAACGAATACAAAATTGATGTTGCATTAGGATCTTATGGTGAAAATCCAAGAGGAATTACTGATAAAATGACATCAGTTGATATTTTAAGAATGGCTGAAGCATTGAAAACTAAAGTTGTTATTCCATTCCATCATGATATATGGTCAAATTTCCAAGCAGATACAAAAGAAATTTTAGAGTTATTTGATATGAGAAAAGATAGATTACAGTATGAATTTAATCCATTTATATGGCAAGTAGGAGGTAAATTCACATTCCCTGATGATAGTAAAAAGAGAGAATATCATTATCCAAGGGGATTTGATGATTGTTTTACAACAGATATTAACATGCCATATACATCATTTTTATAA
- a CDS encoding PTS sugar transporter subunit IIA yields MLKELIEKNRFSFHDGFEKWEDAIKAACMPLIKDKAIEEAYIDSIISNVNKYGPYIVIAPDICIPHAQEGAVGVNETAVCFMRSKKPVCFSDDHDQDARLFFVLASTDNNIHLENLSKLVELVENNEVVEELICSECKEDLENIYKDYFLPA; encoded by the coding sequence ATGTTAAAGGAATTAATTGAAAAGAACAGATTTTCCTTTCATGATGGTTTTGAAAAATGGGAGGATGCAATAAAAGCAGCATGTATGCCATTAATTAAAGATAAGGCTATTGAAGAAGCATACATTGATTCAATAATCAGCAATGTTAATAAATATGGACCATATATAGTAATAGCGCCGGATATATGTATACCACATGCACAGGAAGGTGCTGTAGGAGTAAATGAAACAGCAGTTTGCTTTATGAGAAGTAAAAAGCCAGTTTGTTTTAGTGATGACCATGATCAAGATGCAAGACTATTTTTTGTTCTTGCTTCAACAGACAACAATATTCATTTGGAGAATCTTTCTAAACTAGTTGAATTAGTGGAAAATAATGAAGTAGTAGAAGAATTGATATGTTCAGAGTGTAAAGAGGATTTAGAAAACATATATAAAGATTATTTTTTACCAGCTTAA
- a CDS encoding PTS ascorbate transporter subunit IIC, which yields MEILLNIWKFFQVNILTNPAFFIGFIVLIGYLLLKRPIYEAIAGFIKATVGYLILNVAASGLVGNFRPILAGLKDRFNLAAAVIDPYFGQTAAQQAVENVGRSFSLMMIVLLIAFIFNIVLVLFRKTTKIRTVFITGHIMVQQSSTALWIVLFCFPNLVDTKAVIMLGILLGTYWAVSSNLTVEATQDLTEGGGFAVGHQQMFGIWLTDKIAGKIGNKEKSIEHLEFPGFLSIFNDNVVATGILMMFFFGTIIGILGPDLMHQIDTGFAANKNFIFYIMEKSLNFAVYLSILQLGVKMFVSELTESFQGISNKILPGSMPAVDCAATYGFGHANAVTIGFLFGALGQFISIIGLIVFKSPVLIITGFVPVFFDNATFAVFANRKGGLKAAMIIPFVSGIIQVLGGAFAAWYFGLAQFGGWHGNFDFDTVWPVIGVLMKNFQYVGFGIVIIALLAIPQIQYLKNKKGYFKIAEDYEEYLEEMSQSV from the coding sequence ATGGAGATATTATTAAACATCTGGAAATTTTTTCAGGTAAACATATTGACTAATCCAGCGTTTTTTATAGGATTTATTGTACTTATAGGTTATTTATTATTGAAACGTCCCATATATGAAGCAATAGCAGGCTTTATCAAAGCAACTGTTGGTTACCTCATTCTTAATGTAGCAGCTAGTGGATTAGTTGGAAATTTTAGACCAATATTAGCTGGATTAAAAGATCGTTTTAATTTAGCAGCGGCAGTTATTGATCCCTATTTTGGACAAACAGCAGCTCAACAAGCAGTTGAAAATGTAGGAAGATCATTTTCACTTATGATGATAGTTCTTCTAATAGCATTTATATTTAATATTGTTTTAGTATTGTTTAGAAAGACAACAAAGATTAGAACTGTATTTATTACTGGACACATAATGGTACAACAATCATCTACAGCGTTATGGATTGTATTGTTCTGTTTTCCTAATTTAGTTGATACAAAAGCTGTTATAATGCTTGGAATATTACTTGGAACTTATTGGGCAGTATCATCTAATCTTACAGTTGAAGCAACTCAGGATTTGACAGAAGGTGGAGGATTTGCAGTAGGGCATCAACAAATGTTTGGTATTTGGTTAACTGATAAAATTGCAGGTAAAATTGGTAACAAAGAAAAATCAATTGAACATTTAGAATTTCCAGGATTTTTATCAATATTTAATGATAATGTTGTTGCAACAGGTATATTAATGATGTTTTTCTTTGGAACAATTATAGGTATACTCGGACCAGATTTAATGCATCAAATAGACACAGGATTTGCAGCAAATAAAAACTTTATATTCTATATAATGGAAAAATCTTTAAATTTTGCAGTGTATTTAAGTATATTACAACTTGGTGTTAAAATGTTCGTATCTGAACTTACTGAATCATTCCAAGGTATATCAAATAAAATTTTACCTGGATCTATGCCAGCAGTAGATTGTGCTGCAACATATGGTTTTGGTCATGCAAATGCAGTAACAATAGGTTTCTTATTTGGAGCATTAGGACAATTCATTTCTATTATTGGATTAATTGTATTCAAGAGCCCAGTATTAATAATAACAGGTTTCGTACCAGTATTTTTTGATAATGCAACATTTGCAGTATTTGCTAATAGAAAAGGTGGATTAAAAGCTGCAATGATTATACCTTTCGTTTCTGGAATAATTCAAGTATTAGGTGGTGCTTTTGCAGCATGGTACTTTGGATTAGCACAATTCGGAGGTTGGCATGGAAACTTTGACTTTGATACAGTTTGGCCTGTTATCGGAGTATTAATGAAAAATTTCCAATATGTTGGATTTGGAATAGTAATAATTGCATTATTAGCAATACCGCAAATTCAATATCTTAAGAATAAAAAAGGTTACTTTAAAATAGCAGAAGATTATGAAGAATATTTGGAAGAAATGAGTCAATCAGTATAA
- a CDS encoding PTS sugar transporter subunit IIB, translating into MLKVIAACGSGMGSSQIIKMKITKVFKKLGIDVTIQHSSVGEAKSQASSFDVVFCSEVLKSNFKRAEDSGTIVIGLKNVLSEKEIEEKVMEKVVNKK; encoded by the coding sequence ATGTTAAAAGTAATAGCAGCATGTGGAAGTGGAATGGGATCAAGTCAAATAATTAAAATGAAGATAACAAAAGTATTTAAAAAATTAGGAATAGATGTAACAATTCAACATAGTAGTGTTGGAGAAGCAAAGAGTCAGGCTTCAAGTTTTGATGTTGTATTCTGTTCAGAGGTTTTAAAGTCTAATTTTAAAAGAGCGGAAGATTCAGGAACAATAGTTATCGGATTAAAAAATGTGTTATCAGAAAAGGAAATTGAAGAAAAAGTAATGGAAAAGGTTGTAAATAAAAAATAG